TCACCACCCAGTTCCCGGCGATGGTGTTCCTGCTGCTGTGGGGCCTGCCGTTCCTGGTGCAGGCGCAGGGGCTCAGCCGGGCCACGGCCGGTGAGCTGCTGACGCTCGTCGTGCTGTCCAACATGGTGATCGGTCTGGTCTACGGCCAGATCATCGCCCGGCACCATGCGGCGCGGCTGCCACTGGCGTTGGGCACGGTGGGGGCGACCGCGCTGCTGTGGGCCTCGACGCTGGCGTACCCCGGGGCGCATGCGCCGATGTGGCTGCTGGTGGTGCTGTGCGCGGTGCTGGGTGCGTGTGGGCCGGCCTCGATGATCGGGTTCGACTTCGCGCGGCCGGCCAACCCGCCCGAGCGACAGGGGACCGCGTCCGGTATCACCAACATGGGTGGATTCATCGCCTCGATGACGACTCTGTTCGCGGTCGGGGTGTTGCTGGATGCGACGGCGGACGACTACGACGTGGCGTTCTCGGCGGTGTTTGTGCTGCAGGCGCTCGGGGTGTCGCAGATACTGCGGCTTCGTGGGCGGGCTGCGCGGCGTGAGCGTGAGCGGCTGGTGGCCAGCCGGGTGGAGACGGTGCACGTACCGGCGGCTTAGCCGGGTTCACCCACCCGCGCACCACTCGTTTCCAGCCGGCCAAGAGCCTGGACAACCTGCCCGGTCCTCGCCGTCGGCGGCTTCCCGCCGCGGCTTCGCCTACGGCGTCACCGTGAAGTTGTTCAGGATTGCCGTTGTCAGGGCGGGGTCGCCCTCTGTCTTGATGCGGTCTGTCACTGCTTCGGGGGTGACGCGGCCGCAGGCCAGGCGGACGTAGGTCTCCCAGTCGAGGGTGAGGGTGGCGGCGGGGCCGAGGGCCGGGGCGGTTTCCAGGCTGCCGCGGCCCTGGATGTCGACGCGGATCGTGCGCAGGAACTCCACCGGGCCGTGCACGTCGAAGACGATCGCCGAACTGCGCGGCGCGTCCGCGTCCTTCGCCACGACCTTGGGCAGTGCTTCCAGCAGGACGTCCCGGACCACATGCGCGCCCGGCGAGTCCAGGTTGCCGGGGCGGCCGAGGGCCGTACGCAGATCCTGTTCGTGCACCCACACGTCGAAGGCGCGGGTGCGGTAGGCCTGTTCCACCGTGACATCGGTGCCCAGCGGGCCGCGCACCGTGGTGCCGGGGGCGCGGGACTCGTTGCGCAGCTGGCGGTTGCGGCGGATGACCGTGTACTCCAGCTCGGCCGTCATCTCCGGTGCCGTGTGGTGGCGGCGGACGTCGACCTGCATCTCCATGTACCGCTGGTGCTCGTTGGTGACGTGGAAGAGGTCGCGGGGCAGCGTGTGGATGGGGCGCGGGTCGCCGAGCATCTCGCAGTCGAGGCCGATCACATGGGACACGACGTCCCGCACGGACCAGCCGGGGCACGGGGTCCGCCGGTTCCACTCGCCCTCGGCGAGCGACTGGACCATCTCGGATATCGC
The genomic region above belongs to Streptomyces sp. CG1 and contains:
- a CDS encoding maleylpyruvate isomerase family mycothiol-dependent enzyme; amino-acid sequence: MSLHPTLQPYADAWTHSIEAISEMVQSLAEGEWNRRTPCPGWSVRDVVSHVIGLDCEMLGDPRPIHTLPRDLFHVTNEHQRYMEMQVDVRRHHTAPEMTAELEYTVIRRNRQLRNESRAPGTTVRGPLGTDVTVEQAYRTRAFDVWVHEQDLRTALGRPGNLDSPGAHVVRDVLLEALPKVVAKDADAPRSSAIVFDVHGPVEFLRTIRVDIQGRGSLETAPALGPAATLTLDWETYVRLACGRVTPEAVTDRIKTEGDPALTTAILNNFTVTP